CGTACACAGCCGACAAGCCACTTGCGGCCGCAACGCCTCGTAATTGATGGCGAATTGGTCCACGATGTGTAGGGTTTGTCCTCATTTGGTTGTTCTTTGTTCGAGTACTTGTCGTGGTGGGCTCTCACCGCATCGACGTCGTGCGGCGAGATTACGTGTGAGCTCAACAGTTGTCGCGGTTAACGGTGGCTCGAGTACGAGTCGGCATCAGTGCACACGTAAGATTGCGAAGTGAGCAGTTAAAGATGATTCTGACGGTTATGGTCACGTCACGTCTACTCTTTCACCAGACAACGGTAGATGATGTTGATTCGACGATCACTGGTTATTACTGTAGTCTGATGACTTTGGTACACGATCTCGTGTATCCTTATTGATATTTATCGTGATCTCGACTCATCAGTCATTTTAatccattaaaaaaattattttttgacttATTATTGTTCTCTTTCTCATTTTACTAAATAATCTACTACCTTAAATATTGAAGAGATATTTATTGGATATATCCTGATGCAATTATTGTGGGGTTATTTGAATTCTTGATCTCAATATCTTAGCCTACGATGAACTTAAAAATAGATTTTGATTAAATCCTATCGAATCGTTATTTGAATCCTATCTGAATTCTTGATCTCAATATCTTAATATTTTAAGGAAATTATATAGAACCATTACAAGAGAATTAAGAAGATTAGCTCCCTCTAATCCAAATATGATCTTTGTAGAACTGatagagaatattttttttttaatccttaAACCCTCAACCTTTAATCATTTGTTTAGTGAACTTAACCCCTCGATCAGTGCATCCTACCAACCTTCCACTAATCTAACTTAATAAGTTCAAATATTAGTAAAGATCATACAGATAATTATCTCATTCTTGCCCCCAACTCACCAAATTGGCCAAACGAGAGGCATGCTTATTTTTCCACTCTTTTATTAGTTCCTTGAAAATCGATACATGATAATGTGATAAAAAAATTGAATCGATACTATAATAAACTTCTTGAGCTATGGACTTGTCGCACCGCATCTCAAACTAGGGAGTGTGAACCATTAAAATGGTTGGAGATACACTACATGACAACGTTACCCACTTAAAGTCAAGGATCAACTCTTTAATATGAACTAGTGTCTTGAGGATATAAAGTGAGAGATTAAATAATGAAAATAACATGTTATATCTAAATTCAACATGTAGTCTCCATTCACTCATAATTCCAATGAAGAATCAATCACCCAATATTCTTTCTCCCTATCCTAAAGACTTTTGATGGGAACTTAAACTCGTCTAAGTATGTTATAATTTTCATAGCTCTGATGATCTTATATACAACAATGGATATACTCATCTATGCATCCGTTCCAACTCCTCTTCAAGAGGCAACACAAAAATGGTACACGTGATTGCCCCCTCATTTTATGAGCTTGTGTTAACCAATTAGTCATAGGATTTGAGCTCAATTTCACAAGTTATAAGCTTAAAAAAAAACCTATTATTGCTCTTATAGCCGAGGAAGATGAACCCCTAGCGAATTACACTAAAAggttcagtaagaaagtaagggTAGTGTCAAACCTAAACTTGTAGATTCTCATCAATGTCTCCATTAGCGACCTTTGCCCCTCTAGCTTCTTTTGATCGATAATTAAAAAGCCACTTATAACATACCTATAATTGCTTTAAAAAGTTAaccaatatattataattaaatcttTAACAATTAGAGAAATAAGGCAAAAccaaagaagctagcaacaacctTTTCGAATGACTTTCAACAATCAATCACGAGGTAAATGACTTTGGGGGGATTATGCTCTACCACCAAGAAAGTTCATTCTCCTATACATTTCCTAAACAGAAGTGTTTTTTCAAATTAGAGAAAAGAGACTTCTGTAAGACCTCATTTGTAAGGAggaataaaacaaaaatattactaaatttatcaaaatcacaatcatGACATCAAGGACTATTACGATTGAAAATAATAGATTGAAGAGCTTATTAGGAGGGGACATCTTGACCATTATTTTTTATAGGTTCAAAAGACATCCTTATATTCTCAAGGCCCAATTTAATGGTAAGTTGATGTTATAATCAGAGGGCCATCGTTGAGATGAGATAATAATATAGTTCATGTCttaatgcttaaaaaattatGTTATAAGACATCGAGTAAATGGTGACCTATAATCACCTTCAAGGAAGAAGATCATTAATGCCTTAGTAAAATGGATACTAAACATGACAACAAGTTGGTAGTGTCACTTAAGATCATTAATATTTTAGTAAAATGGATCTTAAATCAACATTGAGAATTCGATATATATCTTATACTTTGATGTCTTTTAAAAGGTCAACATAACCGTAAAAGATTTAAAACCAACCTCCTTTTTATGCTTGCTAGCTTCGTAGACAAATTTGTCACCCCTCGATTCTGGAAGCTCCCACAAGCATGAATTTGCCAAGAGCACCTATGTTGGACGAAAAGGGACCTTCATGGGCTCAGTTTAGTAGCTTGAAGCCTCACACGTGAACCTATCCCAATTAATAAGATAGTTCGTAAATAGACAACTAGGTTAGAGGTGGGTGTTGGGTGATCTTTCGTCGCCTCTCTTAACCAATAATCGAGAACTAGGGCCTTCTTttatcctcctcatcttgctctaTTAAGAGGACTCTTGAGAGATGCTCGATTCGGTGATCAAATGACACTCATAGTGGCTTATGTGACTACTCGTATTGTTGTCATTGTTCCTATTATGGCTCCCAATATCATTCTCATTGCTACTTCTTTGTTAATCGTGAGGAGTCGTCCAACTTCTTACATTTTATTATCAGTGGTGTGAGAAAATCTTCTAACAAAATCCATTTATATGAAAAGAAATGCTGAGAACCAAATTAGTAGTCAAGCCGCTAAAGCACACATTATAATATACATAATATAAGGCTAGTGTCGAGGTGATGCAAAGACTATGATATTTCTCAACAAATGTTATAGATAGTGTCATAAGTTCAATTCTATTTGAGTAGGTGCAACCTCCTAAgcttataagatcatgataaaaaaaataaataaaaggatgAAGGAGAACTGAAACTCTCATCGTGCATAATATAAATACAAAAATAATGATTTGACATATAACCCCTACCTTCGAATAGTTATAAGATCAAACTCAGAATGAAATAGTTGtattgaatgcatgagatatagtTAAATAAGTGAGTCATAGGTTATTATACTCTACCAATAGAAGGAGCCACCCTCAATAGAGTAGCCTACCTTGTCGTGGGATCTCCAACTTCTTAAGAGTAGGAGGAAGTAAGGTTAGCAAAgaccgaaatcgatcaaagctcatggaaaatgaagaggaagaagaagacatatTGGATCTTCAAAGGTGGGGTTTCAGGGGTCTACTAAGCATTCTCAGGTTTAAATATTTGAAAATCTGACATAAGGTCTACAAGAGTGCATAAAATGAATAGAGGAAGAGTATCCTCTGTTTATAAGGTTGAGCGATCCTTAAGCTCCATCGCAATACTCTTCAATTGCATAGCGATATAATTGGATAGGCAACGTGAAAATTTTAGATCGGCAAGATTAATTGTCAAGATCACGATCTCCTCGAGTCCttaaagattcgttgggagtagaCCTATAGCTCTTTGATTAGACCATAGGGTGCAAATTATCAAATAACTATTGTGAATGatcataaatcaaataaaatattacaATCAAGGTagcatgcctaacaaaaaacaatGCGAGTGGATTTAAATTATTGAAGTGTTTGTTATACAAAAAAGAACCCAAAGTTATGAGACTACGCGTATGCAATTAAGAGCTAAAACGATGTGACCAAATCCAAACATGAAGCATTATTTGTTGATGACGCGATCAAAATTAGATCATGAAGCATTCCGATTATCATGTGATTGAACTCAACTATAAAGTATTAATCAAAAATGGCATGATCTAATTTGGCTATAAAGCATCACCCTTTCATGTATATGGAGGACAAATGATTTGAGGAATATGACACGTCAACTACTTGACTAGCACGTCAATCGAGTTCCAATCCTATGAAGTCAACAATGTGATATCGATAAAAACACTAACTCGACGATGATAATTAAAATCGTAATATAAGTCATTACTCTAGAATTATGGCCTAAGGATTCGATGCACAATCTCACAACTAATAAACTTTCTTGATATTTAGCATGATCTCGAATCAATAATCACTTCAATACACTATAAAATACTCCGGTGGTGCATTCCCAAAAAGATCgacttttaattttaattttttttatcaaatcatttgagTAATTTATTAACGTAAGCATTAAAGGAGTTTTTGTTACGTACTTCGCCGACGAAGTTGTTACCTAATACATAGATTTTTGATATCTTACAATGTCAAACTAGGAAGTGCACAACCAAAATCTCATGCAAATCAAAGGATGCCTAACGGATGTTAGAATCCGTACCCGAACCCGTTAAGCAAAATTTCGGCTATCGAGGTGTCGGCCACTTGCGAAACGAAACTACGCGAGAACAGAGAAGGAAGCCCCgacggagagagagagtgagttcAGAGGATGCCGGAACTCCCGGAGGTGGAGGTGGCTCGGCGGGCGATCGAGGAGCACTGCGTCGGGAAGAAGATCACCGGATGTTCGGTGGCCGACGATCCGAAGGTCATCGATGGCTTCTCCCGTGCTGACTTTGAGTCCGCCTTAGTCGGTAGGAGCATCGTCGCCGCTCTCCGCAAGGGGAAGAACCTGTGGCTCCGCCTTGACTCCCCGCCCTTTCCCACCTTCCAGTTCGGTCGGTACACCCTCCCCAGTTCATTAAAATCCCCGCTTTTTAATTGTCTCAGAAAGTTTCTTGACCCGTCTTCTTGGGTTCTAGGGATGGCAGGTGCGGTCTATATCAAGGGCGTGGCCTTGACCAAGTACAGAAGGTTCTCTTTGTTTCTCATCCAGATGATCTTATACAAATAAGGAATCCGAGCTTTCTGTAGTTCTCAAAGCTACTTTGGTTGTTTTTAGGGCTGCGGTGAACGATACAGATGAATGGCCTTCGAAATACTCGAAGGTGTTTGTCAAAGTACGAGTTTTGTTTCCATGCCCTTTTTCTTCCGTTCGTGCTCCTGTCGCTTGGTTTATGAGTGTCGTGATGAGGATTTTGGGAATGCAATTAGCTTCCTATTGCTTAAAATGGAGACATGGTTGCTTGATAACCAGATCAAGTTATTCAATTGAAGTTGCTGAAATGTCTTGTCGTATGTGAAGTAACTACATTATGGAAACTCATACAAAGAAGCAGATGACAAGAAGATTAAAATGCTTGATGCAGATTAGAACTCGGATGTTGTACAGTCGAGGATGGTCTGGTTCGAAGTAgtttaaaagataaaaataacttAGAGGACTGTAAAGTGAAATGGCACCGGTGGAGTTTGCACATTAAGACCAAAAGGGAcctaatttataataaattaggcaCAAAGTAATTTGCTTGTTAATGCACCAACTCAATGTATCTGATTAGACTTCTATAGAAAAAGAACAATTACTTCCTGTACTTTCTGATTAAATGTCATTGAACATCATTCCATTAATTATAATAGTCTGAGGTAAATCATACAAGATCAAAGGCAGCAAGAATTTAGAATCAAAATTTCTGTATAACGGATTTTACTTCCATTATTTATGATAGTCTGAGGCAAATTATAGATTGAAACCAGCAATAATCTATAATCAACATTTTTGGTACAATGGATTTCTCATAGTAGACTAGCTAAATGCTCATCCTCCATTGCATGCAGGGTTTTCATGTCTCAATCTGTAGAGTAGAACCCTAAACAATGTTGAATGGATGTAAGAGGGAGTAAAATCAAACAGTCTGAATATGTCAGATTCATAACTCAACTATTTCTAAGCGTTCTCTATATTCATTATGTttagaagataatatttttgcttgagattacaatttAAGGGTTAGGGACTTACATAAAAATACCAGTAGTCATCCTTGTTCTCCGAGTTAATTTTGCCTTGTCAATGAATATACCTGCAGGAATTTTTGTTCTCTCATTGACACAACATCTTTTTCTTCCTGATTTTACTAACTTTTGTCCATTGAATTTGCAGCTAGATGATGGGCTGGAGTTTTCTTTTACTGATAAGAGGCGTTTTGCCCGAGTTCGCTTGCTTGATGATGTATACTCCAGCATTTCTTGTTCCATGTTGATTGCAGTCATTGCAAACATTGTCCCTGTTCTTACAGGCTTTATTTGATGCAGCCAGAATCTGTACCTCCAATTTCTGAGCTAGGGCCAGATGCCCTGTTAGAGCTTATGCCAGTTGATGACTTTGTGGACTCACTAAGCAAAAAGAAGATTGCAATAAAGACTCTCTTACTTGATCAGGTTAAGAAATATCCTTATCGGAACTACTTCTGTGTGGTAGTTAAACGTTTTAGAATCTGAGAATGCCCTTTGATCTTTTCTCATCACCTAAGAGGTGTGGTATAATACATTGTTTGTGGAATTGATTTGGTTACAAATACTGCATCTAGCTGAAAGACATGTGCTAACTCATACAAAGATCTGTATCGTTATACTTTGGTACATTGCTTTAGCACTcaagtttttcattttttttggtGAGTGAAGGTGTTAGACATAAGGTGGTTCTGTTTATCTCACTACTCATTTTCATGAGAGCCTCTTTCCTGTTTTGCTGAATTCTTGTAATACAGTTATCCTGATGATGTTGTTAAGCatatcaaaattcatgacttatttATGAGAATCATTCAAGTATGTACTCATTATTTATCAAAACAACTACTGAATATTTATGTGATGGTTAATTAAGTTCAAACAATTAGTTCTGGGCACAAAGGCAAGCAATGATTACTCCTATGTCACAACAATATCAACTGAATTTCTTAGAGGTAGTTTTGTTGGTCTGTCAAGGTAGCTAATGATTAGCTCTAATATAATTTGTTACAAAAAAGTTGGTTAGAATAGATGCTGAGATTGCTAAATGCTGCAAAGTTCCCTTTAATAGCTCGTAGAAGTCCTTAAAAGCATTAGATCTTGGTCTTCCAGAGCACAAGTTGGGATACTTTGGAGTGTTTTATTTGTCTATATCTTTATTTTGTTGCCTTTAACTTTTACACAAGATTTGACTTACTCTATATTTGAAACAATGTGACTGTTAATTCTGTGGACATATTGGTTGGTTTATTTTTCTTTGCATACCTTGAATTTTGGATTAATACCAACTCTCTCAGAATTTTGTTCTCTTGCTGCAGAGTTATATTTCAGGTATCGGTAACTGGATAGTAGATGAGGTGCTTTACCAGGTTATCTGCATTGCCTTCTTGTCTTACATATGCTTTTACATGTCTAGGCAGATTCATTAACCTTTTTCCTAGTTCAACTTGAATAAAACTACAACTTTCTCACACATGACAAGCTCTATGTTATTTACCCATTCTTTAATATGCCTTTTCCTTGGGATTATGCTGGCCTGAGTTGTAATGTTATAAGCTTCTATCTTCTGCATATGCTACATAAGCTGTTCCTTCATATAGGTTTTGCTATTTTTCCTGCTTATCATTTTCCAACATAAACTATTCCCATGTATATCTGAATGGACAGACTTTCGTAGACCTTCTGTTGTGGCTTCcaaccttttttttctctttcttctttaccTTATTTTAC
This DNA window, taken from Musa acuminata AAA Group cultivar baxijiao chromosome BXJ3-7, Cavendish_Baxijiao_AAA, whole genome shotgun sequence, encodes the following:
- the LOC135582044 gene encoding formamidopyrimidine-DNA glycosylase-like isoform X2, which encodes MPELPEVEVARRAIEEHCVGKKITGCSVADDPKVIDGFSRADFESALVGRSIVAALRKGKNLWLRLDSPPFPTFQFGMAGAVYIKGVALTKYRRAAVNDTDEWPSKYSKLDDGLEFSFTDKRRFARVRLLDDPESVPPISELGPDALLELMPVDDFVDSLSKKKIAIKTLLLDQSYISGIGNWIVDEVLYQAKLHPLQIASSLSKESCKSLHRCIREVIDKALEVGADSSQFPKDWIFHSREKKSGKAFVNGKKINFIKVGGRTSAYVPELQKLTGNQSKEAPKKKSRKARSDVEESESEEDDNNGTSKRSKTTEGVEGQQKKKTSEFKSDSIPSKGTTQKQVKAARGTSKKLSESSRATTRQKKAKI
- the LOC135582044 gene encoding formamidopyrimidine-DNA glycosylase-like isoform X1, whose amino-acid sequence is MPELPEVEVARRAIEEHCVGKKITGCSVADDPKVIDGFSRADFESALVGRSIVAALRKGKNLWLRLDSPPFPTFQFGMAGAVYIKGVALTKYRRAAVNDTDEWPSKYSKVFVKLDDGLEFSFTDKRRFARVRLLDDPESVPPISELGPDALLELMPVDDFVDSLSKKKIAIKTLLLDQSYISGIGNWIVDEVLYQAKLHPLQIASSLSKESCKSLHRCIREVIDKALEVGADSSQFPKDWIFHSREKKSGKAFVNGKKINFIKVGGRTSAYVPELQKLTGNQSKEAPKKKSRKARSDVEESESEEDDNNGTSKRSKTTEGVEGQQKKKTSEFKSDSIPSKGTTQKQVKAARGTSKKLSESSRATTRQKKAKI
- the LOC135582044 gene encoding formamidopyrimidine-DNA glycosylase-like isoform X4; this translates as MPELPEVEVARRAIEEHCVGKKITGCSVADDPKVIDGFSRADFESALVGRSIVAALRKGKNLWLRLDSPPFPTFQFGMAGAVYIKGVALTKYRRAAVNDTDEWPSKYSKVFVKLDDGLEFSFTDKRRFARVRLLDDPESVPPISELGPDALLELMPVDDFVDSLSKKKIAIKTLLLDQSYISGIGNWIVDEVLYQAKLHPLQIASSLSKESCKSLHRCIREVIDKALEVGADSSQFPKDWIFHSREKKSGKAFVNEKQRNVKL
- the LOC135582044 gene encoding formamidopyrimidine-DNA glycosylase-like isoform X3; the protein is MPELPEVEVARRAIEEHCVGKKITGCSVADDPKVIDGFSRADFESALVGRSIVAALRKGKNLWLRLDSPPFPTFQFGMAGAVYIKGVALTKYRRAAVNDTDEWPSKYSKVFVKLDDGLEFSFTDKRRFARVRLLDDPESVPPISELGPDALLELMPVDDFVDSLSKKKIAIKTLLLDQSYISGIGNWIVDEVLYQAKLHPLQIASSLSKESCKSLHRCIREVIDKALEVGADSSQFPKDWIFHSREKKSGKAFVNVELDLRRCAIMD